The window taagctacctcaccaactttttctgtgactatgtacggtccgatatacctgggactcaacttccccttctttccaaaccgcacaacacctctccacggtgaaagctttagaaatacccaatctccgacctcatacgttctgtccgtagcatgtcgatctgctaaacttttctgtctgtcctgagctgctttcaggttagacctaattacttgaacattctgagtagtctcctcgacaatctccggacctaccaagattctttcgccaacctctgaccaacataacggagtgcgacaagatctaccatacaaagcttcgaatggcgccatgccaatgctcgaatggaaactgttgttgtaagcaaattccatcaaatctaatcgctggtgccaagcatcactgaactgtaacaccgaagctcgcagcatatcttccaaagtctgaatagttctctcagactgtccgtccgtctgtggatgatatgccgtactgtagagtagtctcgtacccaaagcttcttgaaaagctacccaaaacttcgatgtgaatcgtggatcacgatccgagacaatacttacagggacaccatggtacttcacaacctttgagataaacaactctgctaaccggctcaaagagtacttctctctcactggaatgaaatgtgccgacttagtgagtcgatcaacgatcacccaaatgccatcaaaaccattatgtgtacgcggcaacttgtacacaaaatccatagtgatattttcccacttccactctggaacgggaagcggctgtaacaatccaaacggcttctttctttctgctttaacctgttgACAAACAGCGCaactactcacatactcagctatctccctttttatacccggccaatagtaaaatggtcgaatagtatgatacattttagttgcccctgggtgcatggcataagccgagatatgtgcttcatctagAATTTCCTTTTTCAGCTccacattactaggcacgaacattctaccttctaacatcaacatgccatcagaatcacgaactctgagatctcgcctccttccttgatctcgagctcgaattagttcttgaatctgttcatcagctacctgagcttcaagcacccgatcaactaagattggcctaacttgaaaattagcaagtaatgccacttctcgatcttctgcttctaaccttactcctgtagcacgcaagtctaccaaaagaggaatacgactagcgtacaacgcattgatacggccatgtgacttcctgctaagtgcatcggctactacgttcgcacgaccagggtgatagtcaatcgtgcaatcgtaatcgctgagcaactctaaccacctccgttgacgaagattaagttccttctgggtgaagagatactgaagactcttgtgatctgtgaagatcctacacttctctccgtaaagataatgtctccacaacttcaacgcaaagataatagcagccaactccaaatcatgtgtagggtaattcatctcatgggttttcaactgccgcgaagcataagcaatcaccctaccatgctgcatcaatacacatcccagaccattcaaggaagcatcgctataaacctcgaaatcaccgctatcgtccgggagtgtcaaaacaggtgcatgagtgagacaatgcttcaactgctggaaactttgctcacacttatcattccactcaaacttaacatctttccttgttaacctcgtcagtggcaaggcaattaccgaaaaatccttaacgaatctccgataatatcccgccaaaccaatgaaacttctcacttcagtgacggttcgtggttgctcccaactctccacagctgcaaccttctgaggatcaaccagaataccttgagcagaaatgatgtgccccaaaaacgcgacttggtctaaccagaactggcacttgctaaacttagcatacaattggtgttcccttaacctcttcaacaccaaagtaagatgtcggacatgctccgcttttgacttagaatacaccagaatatcgtcaatgaagacaatgacaaatctatccaggtaaggttgaaatacccggttcattaaatccataaaagctgctggtgcattcgtcaacccaaacggcataaccaaaaactcgtaatgaccgtaacgagtcctgaacgccgtcttaggaacatcatccctactaatcttcagctgatagtacccagacctcaagtctatcttagaaaatacacaagcacctctcagctgatcaaacaaatcgtcaatacgaggcaatggataacggtttttaatcgtcacccgattcaattgcctgtagtcgatacacagcctcaaagtcccatctttctttttcacaaacaacactggagcgccccaaggtgaagtactaggctggatgaatcccttatccactaattcctgtaactgcactttcaattcccttaactcagcaggagccatacgataaggagttaaagaaataggattggtacctggaagcaactcaacattGAAATCCACGTCTCGATccgggggtaaaccaggtaaatcctcaggaaaaacatcagggaagtgtctgaccactctcacatcctcaattctaCTAGGAACGGTCtcctctagcaccacatgagctagatacccctgacaacctttagtcaacaacttcttcgctcgcaaagccgaaataacaccatgtcttactccactctgctcacccacaaaagtaacctcggGTAATCCAGggcggtgaaacgtaactactttcccgtaacaatcaatgttggcacgatagaagtgcaaccaatcgttgcccaaaatcacatcaaaatcgacaatatctaacgggataagatcggcgggcataacaacaccctctactaacactggacatcctgggtacatacaatctacaacacacctctctcctctaggcatagcgaattctaggtcgtaccctagaggtgtggggcgaggttgcgttacttgagcaaatgtatgagaaataacggaatgtgtagctccacaatcaattaagactctagcaaaataaccaataatgtttaacgtacccattatcaagtccgggttgttctgagcatcctgcagggaaatattgtgaatacgcccctggccctgctgtcgtccgccacgacctctgctcgcttgaacaccgcgaccttgagctccacgcccctgactgggctgacccatttgtctcgaagaccctgcactactagtagcATTCTCAttctgctgatactgtcctccttggtaccactgagaaccacccgttggagctggaggatacggcatgtaaTTGCTGGGATACGagggataaccaccttgtgaatacgggtcctgggggtactgatacggtcctggagcatagggaacaacatcaccttgatagtgataggcaccacctctacctgcttgcCCATAAGTACTCGGACCCTGGATTtgccgaatcggtgcaggtggcggcagaAAGGTCTgttgcggcttctgctgctgaccctggggacaatccACCGCTCTATGTCCCGTCCGTCCACACGTGAAACAAGCACCGCTGATCTGCCTGCACTCGCCGAAGTGTCGGTTATTACACCTCCGGCAAAATGGGGGTCGGTttcggccaccatcaccttgtctctggcctcgagcacttccataaaacctacctccacgtccttgtccagaggcactgaaaccaccgctagacgaactcgaactggcaccaccccttttaaagttctgagtttggcgaggcccaagcgacacttgacttttccctctgtcatctttcttttcgtCACTGTCACTagacatattctcagagtcctctatcctcaacagtatctcataaaaatcctggtaggactcacagtgagtagtagtggccatagaacgccatctcttcctagtgcccaagcgaaaacgacgaagcatctccgccggattaccagcgacatcaggatagtaacgagatAAATCggtgaacttacgataatactcgttagccgtcattTTTCGCTGTTTtaactcagtgaattcctgtttcttacggtcgatatactcagggggtacaaatctcctttgaaacacgtctttgaaaacattccaatcggtcctctgagctggagtcaacctccgaagttcttgttcccaccaagctgcagactccatctccagaaaccaagaggttgtctcaacccacctatccataggaaggttcccctggttatgtaacacacggaaagtcttctctatgtgttccaaccaacgttctgcgccttcgtgaccctcattacctttaaacttatccaacttcaggttatacatagtctccagaggagtcctctggggagggcgcatcactgtttgaagggctgtagcaatcacttcccccaactgagtaagatcaggaaaactagactcatctgagcgacgtggttcccgacgaggcggcatgattctgacagaagacaccaactattagaatactcacaaagacacaggactgctaaaaactaggctctgataccaagctgacacaccccgaccgagatcagggcgtgctggccgtcacacgaaggtgacgtaaccatgtgcgcgtgcggaagctaattaagaaggtaatataaaagtacgaatagttaaaaacctaataacacacaaagtactagtgtatgtgagacacaattcagagcaagtctacaacagtccaaaaggaaaagatacgacatatgtacacccgaaggtgaccctacaatggtgagtgtctgtcagaaattgccgggacgccctctggggaaaaccaccgaaccttctagaccactagaacctggaggggcgcaaaaacaaaagcgtgagtgggcaaaaacaaagttctttgaaaactctttagcaaaacacattctaacccctcgccgtaaaacctgtatacttcccagaaaatgaacatatatacgtatgtatagatatgtcaatcatgtcccatgatatgccattcatgctcgagaatatgccaccatagaatctcataataaatgtaaatgctcaagcgtaaatcacatcacaatatataatctggcagccgggagtcacctaacgtgacatgtaccgctgcacctagagctccacgctcaactcaatcactgaatctgcacacgagtcggaaccacctaacgtggtctgcacgacaagctgggtgtaatatatatatgtatgctctagtgctacgatcacgtgaagctggcgataaatcgcgggtcacctacaagtcggaaccacctaatgtgatctctacgacaggcttgcacctaacttggatccaagacgagcatgcggtgctggtgaacatacacgtgaaggctgtgccctggccctggacgggagcactaacaccgggggtgcagattatgagctctctaagcatttcaactactattgcataataaacaggaatgtataaccacctgaataccgcttacctggcacttacctgtgcatccacagcaccaaatacacatgtatatatgtatgtatgtcaccaataatacatgcaatgatgcgtaaacaacattcatataatgcatggcataaaacaataaccttttctatttaatttctgggaattaatatgtatataggtatatacggaaaacaaaagcccactcactgataattagaagggtcgtagcccccctgcctcgagtgtgtacgttcgtcctcggaaaacgaatcacctatacgcgacaaagttacgaaaacattaatttaaaagcacctaagcaacttctcgtaataacttctcatacattgctcaaattggacaaatgaatataccaatgtgatctacacaacctcaggatcacacccatatttttagaaaaatttttggaccacgcacgcgcccccacgcgcctgaccccgcacggacctacgcgcccccacgcgcggcccacgtgcactgcacactgacggcgtcagttgacgccgtcaggaatattccgttaactgacggaatattccgtcaaatctaaccggattctgtcactgccgttaggaatattccgttagacttaacggaatattctcctttcttctccggcgagacgccggcgccggcgacggcgccggaaaactgggtaaaattctaactttgttttctccttcgtttttcaaccatttttcacgttctttataccaaaatgaagcttaggactagtagaatcacgttagactagttttaaggcctaaaagttgctagatcatacctgtccacgacttcaaagttcggccaacttcgaacctagccttcccgacgtccaaattcacccaacgaactactccgaggctccttgggacctcacaagcataactacaagcttagaaattccaaaaacaagctagtttaggtttgcatgaacagtgttcaaatcggacctcgtgatatcgacgtgaaaatggtgttttccttacctgaaaatggcacctttgaactcctctcagctccacgaacacgatggtggtcttagtttcttgattggtgaaggttcGAGTTGGGTTGTATATATGGTCCGTGTGTttgtatgaagaagaagaagaaaatggctcggggaggaagagagagagagagagaagactgAGAGACAGaatgagggaatgagggagggaatcccgggaagaaaaagaaatacatgattgtgtgtggtcccacaacccacacaacacaacatttaacgtacacaaacaaactagggtaaaattgtaatttcaatgtacgttaaaatgaaatttgggacgggatgttacatgatgagtctttctctttcatttccttgtgttttgtaaatttttcaaatgatatggaCAGATatcacctaagatggtataaaaatgtggtataaaaatatgatatgaataacattactctacattaaaactattaaattttaattcagAAACAATTTTTCTGCTTTAACTATTCTGcttaaatttttagtttaagtttataaaaaaataaattcagaataatttttttttaataatttatttaaatacaaaaattaggtatactatcttaatttaattaaaccgACATCTTAAAACTTCTAGAACactaagaaaaaaatatgaaacacctgaaaataaattttgtattattttagtcgttatatttaaatttaaatgatttagactttttttctttattattaaatatgatcatattaaatttaatattaaattttaattcagAAACATTTTTTCTGCTTTAACTCTTTTGCttaaatttttagtttgaaattattaaaaaataaattcagaataattttttaataatttatttaaatacaaaaattaggtagactatcttaatttaattataCCAACATCTTAAAACttctagaacactaaaaaaaaaaaatgaaacacatgaaattaaattttgtattattttagttgttagattttttttctttatcattaaatttgatcatattaaattttaatcgttgaatttagtaaatttataaatataaaacaaaataaaatatacctctatatctttactaattaataaaacaattattatcaaccaaaattttatgaaattaccagtttaactctctaattaaaacataacataaataagaaagatggggtagaaatgtaattttacttttttttttttcaaagcctcacttacatgtaattctaacatatctctaatttaaaaaaaaaaaaaaaaaaaaccgtcacattcccacattctctatcactctctttctttatttcaaaaataaaaaaaaaaaaaaaaaaatttctcacacactgTGCCATATGCTAATATAGCACCACACGTAGAACCGTAAGTGCAGCGTATTGCGATGTGAGCGTATACAGATTAAATTAACCCCGTCACTCTCCCCCTTTTCCTTTGGCCCCCTGCTCCCACGTGAGAAGAAGCTGCTTCTTTCTTAGAGGAAGAGGGAGTTCACAGTAATGGCGGAGGATGCGCAAGATAGCGAGAGCCCTCTGAAGGAGGCGCACGATGTCCAGTCCCAGATTGAGAGTGCTATGCGCTCACGCGTCCCTTACTTCAAAGAACAATCCGAgtaatctatctctctctctctcactctttctctctctttctctcttcttactgaatttgtgtacttttgatgaatttaatttaaatattagttgtggtttttcttttcttttatgccGGAATGTGTGATATAAATTCATATAGGATTGATTTGCACTGAAAGTTTGTAACTTTGATTTGTGTgttttagggtttaattatGCGTATTATAACTTAATTAAGGGCCAGTGTGTAGATGCAAGTGTGTGGTTAACTGTTTTTGATATGCTTTGTGTTCTTAGGATTGGtgtgtttagttgttttgtttaggGTTTTGAAGCTTCTGAGTGTTCTATACGCTCTATGCTTCGTTTGGGTTCGCAGAATTACAACGTAACGGACAGAATAAGTCCTTTTGCGCTTGGTGTAGGTGAACTTTGTACATTTATGTGAAGTAAAGCACACCTTGCACTGTCATATCTCCGCATTTGTTCTTTcgaaaaacaaagcaaaagaaTGTAGGGCAGGGAATTCCTTTCAGTAATCCGAAGCTTAGGATTGTTCCAGTCATTTCCTGCTACGGGAATTATTTATTCTTTAGCATTCCTTGCTCTAATTTGTATGGTAATACTTGACTTTCTTTATCTATTTTAAACCCTAACCCTGGAAACTGCAAAATGAGTTCCAAGAATTCAACTTCCCAATGATTTTGTATCTGCTTAGCGACAATTCTCAAAATAAGCTTTGGTGGATGAAGCCAATGCGCTCAACTTTCGCGACCATGTTGAGAGATTTCTCTTCCCAATCGCAACTGGATTGCAGTCGTTCATTGTTTGGAAGTTTGATTGAAATTATTTCATAGGGAAGCTCAAGAAAGTTGAAAATGTAAAGTTAGTTTAGATGCACTTGTGGGCTGAGCATGTTGGACCCCCATCCAAGGTTGGATTACTTTATAAAGTTATATTTTCATATGCAGTTCTTTGACTTTTGAGGGCGTCCGAAGAGTCTTAGAGAAAGACCTGGGCTTGGAGACATTTGCGTTGGATGTGCACAAGAGATTTGTCAAGGAACATTTGGTGGAGGTATATCTTTCATAATCGAAGCTCGTTGTTCTCATTTAGCCTGACTATAGTGTACTTGGTCATAACATCAtcatttttattatgttttatttCAAGCACTTTGAATTATGTATTGAAGAGTTTCATGGTAGCTTATTATGCTCCCTTTGTTAAATTTCGTATGGGCCATTTACTGTTTCTTCAATACTTTTTCATTGTAGTTTTTATGTGTGTCAATCAAAAATAGTTCCCTGCAAATGATTTCTGGACTGGAAATATTCTTacgttttaagttttaagttttctggactggaaattttttattttccctgGAATGGAACTTTTTTCCTTCTGCAGGAAATTTTCTAGATTCATGAGCATTTAGTTTTTTCTCAAGTAATTTCTTCTAGAGGAAACAGATACGTATCATTAAATTGATTTCTTTATGAAATGAGAATCAAGTAAAAGATATGCTAGAAAGAGTTGCCTAAAGTGAAAGTTTAGAAATTTTCAAAGGCTCCACTTGTTTTGTCAATTTGTTTCCAAAAAGGTAAggctttttatttcaaaatctTTCTTCATATATGTTTTATGTTCGATGGATTGAACAAAACTACCCTTTGgatcatatttgttttttttttctcattggtTTTTGTTGGCGACTTtaactcaacaaaaaaaaaaaaaaaactatcttgTCTTGTTCTTGAGAATTTCATTTAATTGAGATAATATTAAAAAGAATTTCTGAGCCAGACATTTCCTTTTGAACTATCTAATGTGGCTAGCCCTGGCCCATCTGGTCTTGGATTTGGGCTGGGCTTTGACTCTATGGAAGGGGCAGGGGTAGGCCACCATCAAGTCTCGAGCCTGAGGGCCATATGCTGATGCATTTACCCAAGCTAGTTTTACACGTCTCCCACAGTTGCCATTTGatggttttgggtattttgataTTGGCATTTTCTTGATTACTTTGAATTAATAGGGTGTGGTCTCTGGGACTCTTGGCTATGGCTTGGAACTTCATGTTTGTACCTGTGCATTTGTAAATTAGATCTAATGGTTGGGGAGTGACTAGGTGTCTGGGTGCTTTAATTTTTCCCAGAGATGAAGGTTGAACATTTAAGTGATCATGCAGGATGAGATTTATGAGAAACTTGGATGTTACTGCAATGTATTTTTTAACTGGGGTGCATGCATGTTTACCAGATCTAATACCCGTCTGCAGAATTTCTGTGCCTAGTCCAAAGTACTAGCAAGGcttcaaattaacaaaaaaatctttGAACCAACAAGCCGAATGGGAGACCCAGCAAGCAATATGGTTTAGAGCAAGTGATGCTTCACCATAACCCTGAGGGCATCTGCCATGAGCTTGTCAAGTGCCACTGGTCCATTCAATCACCATATCCAAAATGTCCTCACTCCAGTTTATCCCAATGACTTATCATTTAGGAGCATGCCACTTTCCCTTTTGCTGCGAATGTTATATTTCTTGTGTTATTTCATTTTAtgttgtattaattttttagtttatttatttattaattggaGTCCAAATGTTTTCTCATGAAATATGTCATCTCCTAATTgcatttattcttttcaaaatgCTAGGTCTTAGAAGGTGCTGGTGATGACAATACCTCAAAGACATCAGGGGAGACGGATGAAAAAAGTTTGGTTAAAGGAGAAGTAGCAGAATCACTCAAAGGAAAGTCAAACAAAGACGCGAAGGAAACCTGTTCAGAAGATGAGGAGAAAATGGAAGACTCTCCTGTAATGGGGCTTCTGACAGGGCATAAAGTGGCGAAAACTGGAACTGAAGAAACTAAAACTACCAACCAAAATAAGGCTCCAACTGAGAGTGTGATAAAGTCAGCCCTTAGAAAAAGGGGTTCTTATATCAAAGCTAATTCTGAGTATGCTACATCTTTCTTTGAACTGATTATTGGTTATTGcttttgacaaaagaaaaaagattacCGGTTATTGCTGTCAATTGCATTAGTTTACTAATTTTCATGTATATTCTTTCTCCCCTTTTGATTGGCTCTTTAGATGTTAATTTTCAATGTTGTCAGTTGAGTAAATGAAGTAATCATTATTTATTCCTTCCTTTCACTACAGAAAGATTACTCTGGCTGGACTTCGCCGACTTTTGGAGGAAGATCTTAAGCTTCAGAAATATACTCTTGACCCCTTTAAGAAGTTTATAAGTCAGCAACTAGACGAGGtaagataattttgtgtcaagGCATCTTGAAATTATAGAAGTGAATATGTCTATCGCTGGTGGTCATACTTTGCATATATTCTCTTTTTCAGGTTCTAGAATCTTGTGAAATTTCTGAACCTGCTACAACTGCCAAGAAAAATGTTCTGAAAAGTGCTCAAAGAAAAGCATCCACTAAGGTCAGAAGCGATGAGAGTTCTGGTTCTTTAGATAATGAAGGtagtgaggaagaagatgaaataAAACCTAGAagcaaaagtgctccaaaaggaaAGATGCAGAAAAGTGCTCAGAGAAAAGCATCCACTAAGGTCAGAAGCAATGAGAGTTCTGGTTCTTCAGATAATGAAGGTAGTGAGGAAGAACACGAAGTAAAACGTAGAAGCAAAAGTGCTTCAAAAGGAAAGATGCAGAATACTGATGGGCATAAGAAACGGAAAAGAATGGCCAAGGAGACTAACGTCTCTGGAAAGAAGAGGATCAAGCCTCCTCAAAAACAACCAGAGGACAAAAGTGACGCAGAAGACACTGGAAATGTCTCTGAAGATGATCGTTCTCAGTCATCTGCTGAAAAACCTATAAAGGTAATTACCTTGTATGTTTCTGAAACCACCATAAAAGTAGGCTTTGTCTATTATTGAATCATACTGTTTATCAAATTGTAGAAGAAAGAAGTTTCAACAACACCTGCATATGGGAAACGTGTGGAGCATCTACGATCAGTTATCAAAGCATGTGGAATGAGGTTTTTCATATTTGACTCTATGCATAGATAGACTTGCATCCTTGTCATTGTTACATTATGATGTTTATTGTCTGTTATACAGCGTTGCCCCCTCAGTTTACAAGAAAGTCAAGCAGGTGCCTGAGAACAAACGTGAAGCTCACTTGATAAAAGAGTTAGAGGAGATACTCTCTAGAGAAGGATTATCTGCACATCCCTCTGAGAAAGGTGAGTTTTTAAATGTAGCCTTTGATAGCGATACTTGGCATATCAACTGTGGATATCATTTGATATAATTTACCAAGATGTTATGAAAGGGAAACCTAGCTAGGTTTGTTCTGGGAATTTGGGTTTAGGATTGACATGGAAGTTATGATGCACAATGTTACTTGAAGTCTTTGAGAATGCCGAATCATAATCCTTAGTTTGTCCTTATCATCTTCACATGCATGGCAATGTCAATCCCCATGGATGGCATCGGATTATGTGGATTCAGATGAGCTCTCAATGGGTTAGAGACTGAGAGCATTAATTGGGTCACATATGTTGACCCACATATGTTGATTCTTTAGTATACAAAGAAATACAATGAATGCATTCAGGGCCAGTTTGGGATTGCTGTGCTTTTTTAAAAATCTGTTTCTGTTGTGCTTTAAGAATATTcagttgtaaaataaagcaaTTGAGCGTTTGATaaactgtatttttaaaattgttgtGAGTATAAAAAGTAGTGTAAAAGCGTTTGGTAAATTATACAATAagtgatataattgtatataatgacaaaaatGGACAATGTAGTGGGGTGGGGGCGACGCTAGTGGTCGCAATTGTGATGGTGGTGGTATAGGCGGTgttggcggtggcggtggcaaCTCTGGTTTTTGTGGTAGGTTGGTAATTGTAGTTGTAGGTGGTCGAGACGATGGACGTGACAGTGGCAGTGGGGGCGGCGGTTGTGATGGCATGGCAATGGTGGGGGTACGGTGGTGGTGCCAATAGTGGGGTGTGGTGGTTGGGGTGCAGAAGTGACAATTGTGGTAAGGGTGGGTGCAACGGAGGCAGTGGTGGTTATGATGGCGGTGGTGATGATTgcggtggtggcggtggtgacAACAA of the Pyrus communis chromosome 1, drPyrComm1.1, whole genome shotgun sequence genome contains:
- the LOC137712400 gene encoding uncharacterized protein; translated protein: MAEDAQDSESPLKEAHDVQSQIESAMRSRVPYFKEQSDSLTFEGVRRVLEKDLGLETFALDVHKRFVKEHLVEVLEGAGDDNTSKTSGETDEKSLVKGEVAESLKGKSNKDAKETCSEDEEKMEDSPVMGLLTGHKVAKTGTEETKTTNQNKAPTESVIKSALRKRGSYIKANSEKITLAGLRRLLEEDLKLQKYTLDPFKKFISQQLDEVLESCEISEPATTAKKNVLKSAQRKASTKVRSDESSGSLDNEGSEEEDEIKPRSKSAPKGKMQKSAQRKASTKVRSNESSGSSDNEGSEEEHEVKRRSKSASKGKMQNTDGHKKRKRMAKETNVSGKKRIKPPQKQPEDKSDAEDTGNVSEDDRSQSSAEKPIKKKEVSTTPAYGKRVEHLRSVIKACGMSVAPSVYKKVKQVPENKREAHLIKELEEILSREGLSAHPSEKEIKEVKKKKERAKELEGIDMSNIVTSSRRRSTTSFVPPPKPKLPVESDSDDAESSDDDNDEADNTDKEENEVEDKDIEDNGNSDDNHSDEDEADDSD